The proteins below come from a single Acidobacteriota bacterium genomic window:
- a CDS encoding aldehyde dehydrogenase family protein, translating to MSAHLNLIAGEWRASVSGRTFENRNPADTEDLVGTFPESSAADVALAVDAARAAQPGWAAIPAPKRGDVLYRAATILESRADDITRTMTREEGKTLPEARGEVGRTINILRYYGGEGARLFGRVIPSERDRVFVHTLRAPLGVVGAITPWNFPIAIPAWKACPALVSGNAVVLKPSELAPLCATRLAEILVEAGLPAGVLNVVNGAGEAGKALVAHEQVRAISFTGSETTGSAVAETCGRRRARVQLEMGGKNPTIVLADADLDEAAAIVLNAAFGATGQRCTATSRAIVERSVAGAFADALVAKARAMTVGPGNAAGVDVGPSIDARHADRVVREVAAAAEAGARVRTGGTRLTDGMLARGHFVAPTVLDDVTPAMGIAQDEVFGPVVAILPADDFEHALALANDVRFGLSAAICTHSLSHALQFAQRVDAGMVMVNLPSAGVEYQVAFGGSKASSLGPREQGPEAIDFYTTLKTVYVKY from the coding sequence GTGTCCGCCCATCTGAACCTGATCGCCGGCGAGTGGCGTGCGTCCGTCTCCGGACGGACCTTCGAGAATCGCAATCCCGCCGACACCGAGGACCTCGTCGGGACGTTTCCCGAATCGTCGGCGGCGGATGTCGCCCTCGCCGTCGACGCGGCGCGAGCCGCGCAGCCGGGATGGGCGGCGATACCGGCGCCAAAGCGCGGCGACGTGTTGTATCGCGCGGCCACGATCCTGGAGTCGCGTGCGGACGACATCACGCGCACGATGACGCGCGAGGAGGGCAAGACGCTGCCCGAGGCGCGCGGCGAGGTCGGCAGGACCATCAACATCCTGCGCTACTACGGCGGTGAAGGCGCGCGTCTGTTCGGTCGCGTGATTCCGTCGGAGCGCGATCGCGTGTTCGTGCACACGCTGCGCGCGCCGCTCGGCGTCGTGGGTGCGATCACGCCGTGGAACTTCCCCATCGCCATTCCCGCGTGGAAGGCGTGCCCGGCGCTCGTGAGCGGCAACGCCGTCGTGCTCAAGCCGTCGGAGCTCGCGCCGCTGTGCGCCACGCGCCTCGCCGAGATCCTCGTCGAGGCCGGTCTCCCGGCAGGCGTCCTCAACGTCGTCAACGGAGCCGGCGAAGCGGGCAAGGCGCTCGTGGCACACGAGCAGGTGCGCGCGATCTCGTTCACGGGGTCCGAGACGACGGGATCGGCCGTCGCCGAAACATGCGGCCGGCGGCGCGCGCGCGTGCAACTCGAGATGGGCGGGAAGAACCCGACGATCGTGCTTGCCGATGCCGACCTCGACGAGGCGGCCGCCATCGTCCTCAACGCGGCGTTCGGCGCAACGGGCCAGCGGTGTACCGCGACGTCGCGCGCGATTGTCGAGCGGTCGGTGGCCGGTGCCTTCGCGGACGCGCTCGTGGCGAAGGCGCGCGCGATGACCGTCGGACCTGGAAACGCGGCTGGCGTGGACGTCGGCCCGAGCATCGACGCACGGCACGCCGACCGCGTCGTGCGCGAGGTCGCCGCGGCCGCGGAAGCCGGGGCACGCGTGCGCACCGGCGGAACACGACTCACCGACGGCATGCTCGCGCGCGGCCACTTCGTCGCGCCGACCGTGCTCGACGATGTGACGCCGGCGATGGGGATCGCGCAGGACGAGGTGTTCGGGCCTGTGGTGGCGATCCTGCCCGCCGACGACTTCGAACACGCGCTGGCGCTGGCCAACGACGTGCGCTTCGGGCTGTCGGCCGCCATCTGCACGCACTCCCTGTCGCACGCGCTGCAGTTCGCGCAGCGCGTCGACGCCGGGATGGTGATGGTCAACCTGCCGTCAGCCGGCGTGGAGTACCAGGTCGCCTTCGGCGGCTCCAAGGCCAGCTCGCTCGGCCCCCGCGAACAGGGCCCCGAGGCGATCGACTTCTACACGACGCTGAAGACGGTGTACGTGAAGTACTGA
- a CDS encoding type II toxin-antitoxin system death-on-curing family toxin codes for MHELAAAYMFGLARNHAFVDGNKRTAIVAAVTFLLLNGHESTADDGTLYAFTMGVAAGEIGEDGAAAFFADHTVPDGQRAI; via the coding sequence GTGCATGAACTGGCCGCCGCGTACATGTTCGGCCTCGCGCGGAATCACGCGTTCGTGGATGGCAACAAGCGCACCGCCATCGTCGCCGCCGTCACCTTCCTGCTGCTGAACGGCCACGAGTCGACGGCCGATGACGGCACGCTCTACGCGTTCACCATGGGCGTTGCCGCCGGCGAGATCGGCGAGGACGGCGCGGCAGCGTTCTTCGCCGACCACACGGTGCCGGATGGTCAGAGGGCGATCTGA
- a CDS encoding TIM barrel protein: MLKRRDFLRTATAAGAALAITDLALARVAPEKGRFAISLAEWSLHRALRKQEFTNLDFPRLAKEQYGVTGLEYVNQFFKDKARDAAYLADLKSRAEGFGLKNVLIMIDGEGMLGAPDAAVRTTAVENHKPWIDAARTLGCHAIRVNAASQGEFAEQQKLAADGLRRVGEYGATQGISVIVENHGGLSSNGEWLAGVMKLVGMPGVGTLPDFGNFRVSRDIEYDRYKGVAELMPYAKGVSAKTHDFDAQGNETQIDYRRMLDIVIASPYRGFIGIEYEGNTLGEPEGIKATRALLERHLQGYL, translated from the coding sequence ATGCTCAAGAGACGCGATTTCCTCAGAACCGCCACGGCGGCCGGCGCCGCGCTGGCCATCACCGACCTCGCCCTGGCCCGCGTGGCCCCCGAAAAGGGCCGCTTCGCCATCTCGCTCGCCGAGTGGTCGCTGCATCGTGCGCTGCGCAAGCAGGAGTTCACGAACCTGGATTTCCCGCGCCTCGCCAAGGAGCAGTACGGCGTCACGGGGCTCGAGTACGTCAACCAGTTCTTCAAGGACAAGGCCAGGGACGCGGCCTACCTCGCGGACCTGAAGTCGCGTGCCGAGGGGTTCGGCCTGAAGAACGTGCTCATCATGATCGACGGCGAGGGCATGCTCGGCGCGCCCGACGCCGCCGTGCGCACCACTGCGGTCGAGAACCACAAGCCGTGGATCGATGCGGCAAGAACACTCGGCTGTCATGCGATCCGCGTCAATGCCGCGAGCCAGGGCGAATTCGCCGAGCAGCAGAAGCTCGCCGCAGACGGCCTCCGCCGCGTGGGCGAGTACGGGGCGACGCAGGGCATCAGCGTCATCGTGGAGAACCACGGCGGGCTGTCGAGCAACGGCGAGTGGCTGGCCGGCGTGATGAAGCTGGTGGGCATGCCGGGCGTGGGCACGCTGCCGGACTTCGGCAACTTCCGCGTCAGCCGCGACATCGAGTACGACCGCTACAAGGGCGTTGCCGAACTGATGCCGTACGCCAAGGGCGTGAGCGCGAAGACGCACGACTTCGACGCGCAGGGCAACGAGACGCAGATCGACTATCGGCGGATGCTCGACATCGTCATCGCGTCGCCGTATCGCGGCTTCATCGGCATCGAATACGAAGGCAACACCCTTGGCGAGCCCGAGGGCATCAAGGCCACCAGGGCGCTCCTGGAACGCCACCTGCAGGGATATCTGTGA
- a CDS encoding SCO family protein, translated as MTGAIGTLGCGGSSAPSFDAGPSAARHPLAGVVRGVNRAERRVTVAHEAIPGFMDAMTMEFVVKEAWALDAAGAGDRLTATLVVDGARSWIEGVSLSKATSGDSTAGDAVGPAPGTPLPDAPLRDQHGRRVVASDFSGRALVLTFIYTHCPLPDFCPLMMRRLDEVASRLRKDGRRDDVQMVAISIDPARDTPEVLDAYGRAHITGEGADPFHRWSLLTGTPDDVAVWARFFALHFEPDGTEITHGLRTAVVDSEGKVVAVFRGNDWTVEQVVTLLTPATGNGQPATGQR; from the coding sequence GTGACCGGCGCGATCGGCACGCTCGGCTGCGGCGGATCGTCGGCCCCGTCGTTCGACGCCGGGCCGTCGGCGGCGCGTCATCCCCTCGCTGGCGTGGTTCGTGGCGTGAATCGCGCGGAGCGCCGCGTCACCGTCGCGCACGAGGCCATCCCGGGCTTCATGGACGCCATGACGATGGAGTTCGTGGTGAAGGAGGCGTGGGCGCTCGACGCGGCGGGGGCAGGGGACCGGCTCACCGCCACGCTCGTCGTCGACGGCGCCCGGTCGTGGATCGAGGGCGTGTCGTTGAGCAAGGCGACGTCTGGAGACTCGACAGCAGGCGATGCGGTCGGGCCTGCGCCGGGGACGCCGCTGCCCGATGCCCCGCTGCGCGACCAACACGGTCGCCGCGTGGTCGCATCGGACTTCTCGGGCCGTGCCCTCGTCCTCACGTTCATCTATACACACTGTCCGCTGCCCGACTTCTGCCCGTTGATGATGCGTCGCCTCGACGAGGTCGCGTCGCGCCTGCGGAAGGATGGACGCCGCGACGACGTGCAGATGGTGGCGATCTCCATCGACCCGGCGCGAGACACGCCGGAGGTGCTCGATGCGTACGGTCGGGCGCATATCACCGGCGAGGGCGCCGATCCGTTCCACAGGTGGTCGCTGCTGACCGGCACGCCTGACGACGTCGCCGTGTGGGCGCGCTTCTTCGCGCTCCATTTCGAGCCAGACGGCACCGAGATCACCCACGGCCTCAGGACGGCTGTCGTCGACAGCGAGGGCAAGGTGGTCGCCGTCTTCCGCGGGAACGACTGGACGGTGGAGCAGGTGGTGACACTTCTCACGCCGGCAACCGGCAACGGGCAACCGGCAACCGGTCAGCGCTGA
- a CDS encoding HAD-IIB family hydrolase has product MGGHANSLPDVLSSTGPRYARRVRLIVTDLDGTLIDHHTYSADAALPALAAARARRAPVVPCSSKTLAEMRVLATQLALQPAPLIVENGSAIWFPDTWTCVPEAAEPWESGGRVLVLGVRAGALRPLLTAVATSVGADLRGFSAMTDVEVADRTGLSLDTAALARARDFSEPFVCVEGDVELARLNDAARTRGARVTRGGRFFHLTGLSDKGEAVNVLRTTCGPGARLLGLGDAPNDISLLLATDDAAIVPRPSHGPHPDLVAALPAAIIAPAPGPAGWNDVVLAWLSRDV; this is encoded by the coding sequence ATGGGCGGACACGCGAACAGCTTACCCGACGTCCTCTCGTCCACCGGTCCGCGATACGCTCGTCGCGTGCGCCTGATCGTCACCGACCTCGACGGGACGTTGATCGACCATCACACGTACTCGGCTGATGCCGCCCTCCCGGCTCTCGCCGCCGCACGGGCCCGGCGCGCGCCGGTGGTGCCGTGCAGCAGCAAGACGCTCGCCGAGATGCGTGTGCTCGCGACGCAGCTCGCCCTGCAGCCGGCGCCCCTCATCGTCGAGAACGGTAGTGCGATCTGGTTCCCGGACACCTGGACGTGCGTTCCCGAAGCGGCCGAGCCGTGGGAGTCGGGTGGCCGTGTGCTCGTGCTGGGCGTGCGCGCCGGCGCGCTGCGCCCGTTGCTGACTGCAGTGGCCACCTCGGTGGGCGCCGATCTTCGTGGCTTCTCCGCGATGACCGATGTGGAGGTCGCAGATCGCACGGGTCTGTCACTCGACACGGCGGCGCTGGCTCGCGCGCGCGACTTCTCGGAGCCCTTCGTGTGCGTCGAAGGTGATGTCGAACTCGCGCGACTGAACGACGCGGCTCGCACACGCGGTGCGCGCGTGACACGCGGCGGACGGTTCTTCCATCTCACGGGGCTGTCGGACAAGGGCGAGGCCGTGAACGTCCTGCGAACGACGTGCGGGCCCGGCGCCCGTCTCCTGGGCCTCGGCGACGCACCGAACGACATCTCGCTGTTGCTCGCAACCGACGACGCGGCGATCGTGCCGCGGCCGTCACATGGTCCGCACCCTGACCTGGTGGCGGCGCTGCCGGCCGCGATCATCGCTCCCGCGCCCGGGCCTGCCGGCTGGAACGACGTGGTCCTCGCGTGGCTGTCGCGTGACGTGTGA
- a CDS encoding glycosyl transferase encodes MSDFYQVGVFTTMHNLGMPEALERLEAELVTHGRQRPTALLLPALFSEFEGPAMPGIIAELAQVPYLKRIVVSLDRADRAQFDTARRAFDKVSTPVTVVWHDGPRLQALYREILANDLPIGEQGKGRSCWMTYGSIIGEADCQVIALHDSDIVTYDRSMLARLCYPVTNPTMGYMFAKGFYPRIGANRMHGRVTRLLMTPLIRSLTKILGAQPLLAYMDSFRYVLAGEFAMDVDLVRAVRIPGDWGLEVGMLGEVYRNTSLNRICQVGIADRYDHKHQQVSSGDPSAGLMKMTIDICKSLFRQLAAEGIELSSGTFRTLQAAYVRTAEDTLTRFHHDAMLNGLDFDRHAEETAVGAFVQAVQIASRQFLDDPLGIPLIPSWNRVVAAQSTIFEDLRDAVRADNA; translated from the coding sequence ATGAGCGACTTCTATCAGGTCGGCGTCTTCACGACGATGCACAACCTCGGGATGCCGGAGGCCCTCGAACGGCTCGAGGCGGAGCTCGTGACGCACGGACGCCAGCGGCCGACGGCCCTGCTCCTGCCGGCCCTGTTCTCCGAGTTCGAAGGCCCGGCGATGCCCGGCATCATCGCGGAGCTCGCGCAGGTCCCGTACCTCAAGCGCATCGTCGTGTCCCTCGATCGCGCCGATCGCGCCCAGTTCGACACCGCCAGGCGCGCGTTCGACAAGGTCTCCACGCCCGTCACCGTCGTGTGGCACGACGGCCCGCGCCTTCAGGCACTCTATCGCGAAATCCTCGCGAACGACCTGCCGATCGGCGAACAGGGCAAGGGGCGATCGTGCTGGATGACGTACGGGTCGATCATCGGCGAAGCCGACTGCCAGGTGATCGCCCTGCACGACAGCGACATCGTCACCTACGACAGGTCGATGCTGGCGCGTCTCTGCTACCCGGTGACCAACCCCACGATGGGATACATGTTCGCCAAGGGGTTCTATCCGAGGATCGGCGCCAACCGCATGCACGGGCGCGTCACCAGGTTGTTGATGACGCCGCTCATCAGGAGCCTCACGAAGATCCTGGGTGCGCAGCCGCTGCTCGCGTACATGGACAGCTTCAGGTACGTCCTGGCCGGCGAGTTCGCGATGGACGTCGACCTGGTGCGCGCCGTGCGCATCCCCGGTGACTGGGGTCTCGAAGTGGGCATGCTGGGCGAGGTCTATCGCAACACGTCGCTCAACCGGATCTGCCAGGTGGGGATCGCGGACCGGTACGACCACAAGCACCAGCAGGTGTCGAGCGGCGACCCCTCCGCGGGCCTCATGAAGATGACGATCGACATCTGCAAGTCGCTGTTCCGTCAATTGGCCGCGGAGGGCATCGAGCTGTCGAGCGGCACGTTCCGGACGCTGCAGGCGGCGTACGTCCGAACCGCCGAGGATACGCTCACGCGGTTCCATCACGACGCCATGCTCAACGGCCTCGATTTCGACAGGCACGCCGAGGAAACGGCGGTCGGGGCGTTCGTTCAGGCCGTGCAGATCGCGAGCCGGCAGTTCCTCGACGATCCGCTCGGCATCCCGCTCATCCCGAGCTGGAACCGCGTGGTGGCCGCGCAGTCGACCATCTTCGAGGATCTGCGCGACGCGGTGCGCGCAGACAACGCGTAA
- a CDS encoding von Willebrand factor type A domain-containing protein: MLRPLLAAGAITGCVVAGYAAVPPGVSSPVAKATSFSSTDVQGPSQRLTVAGARLTGEVRDVQGRPLAGAVVDAAERNGAWRALALTDSSGRFVLDGVPRGEITLTVRFGDIESVQAVDTAKTTSVVVRITSDERADYGAIGKVVGGLPPPAVAPFPTQRTAAEAVAMGRIRHVPPMDPQPPSMDAYARVDASGFRRTADHPLSTFSVDVDTASYSNSRRFLMEGRLPPPDAVRVEEWINYFTYAYPAPKSGDAFAVSTALAACPWNREHQLLRVTVHGREVPLDEHAPKNLVFLVDVSGSMMSRDKLPLVRTSLRMLADQMTDGDRLALVVYAGDTRVVLPSTRGSEKARIHAAIEALQAGGSTNGASGIQLAYEEARKGFVKGGVNRVVLATDGDFNVGTTSMGDLTRLIEKQRDSGVFLSVLGVGRGNLKDSTLEALADRGNGNYAYIDSLQEARRVLVEQVGATLVTIAKDVKLQVEFNPTHVGAYRLIGYENRALNTEDFADDAKDAGEIGAGHTVTALYEIVPRGRENGVVSATPLRYQTTTPAPGKGGDELATVSVRHKKPDGATSALQSHAVKAKVGEADADTAFASAVAEVALVLRNDSLATGASLAAAIERATAARGTDPGGWRAEFIRLAGLARSLKDLQKPSPSDQ; this comes from the coding sequence ATGCTTCGTCCTCTCCTGGCTGCGGGCGCGATCACGGGATGCGTGGTCGCGGGATACGCAGCCGTGCCGCCCGGCGTGTCTTCACCTGTTGCGAAAGCGACATCTTTCTCATCGACGGATGTGCAGGGGCCGTCTCAGCGGCTCACGGTCGCCGGCGCCCGTCTCACCGGCGAAGTCCGCGACGTCCAGGGCCGACCGCTCGCTGGCGCCGTCGTCGACGCCGCCGAGAGGAACGGCGCCTGGCGTGCGTTGGCGCTTACCGATTCGTCCGGCCGCTTCGTGCTCGACGGCGTGCCGCGCGGCGAGATCACGCTGACGGTCAGGTTCGGCGACATCGAATCGGTGCAGGCCGTCGATACGGCGAAGACGACTTCCGTCGTCGTGCGGATCACGTCGGACGAGAGGGCGGACTACGGCGCCATCGGGAAGGTCGTGGGCGGGCTCCCACCACCAGCGGTGGCGCCGTTCCCCACACAGCGTACCGCCGCAGAAGCCGTCGCCATGGGCCGGATCCGTCATGTGCCGCCCATGGATCCGCAGCCCCCGTCGATGGACGCGTACGCCCGCGTCGACGCGTCGGGCTTCCGCCGCACCGCCGATCATCCGCTGTCCACGTTCAGCGTGGACGTCGACACCGCGTCCTACAGCAACAGCCGACGCTTCCTGATGGAAGGCCGGCTGCCTCCGCCGGACGCGGTCCGTGTCGAGGAGTGGATCAACTACTTCACGTATGCCTATCCCGCTCCGAAGAGCGGCGATGCGTTTGCCGTGAGTACCGCGCTCGCGGCATGCCCGTGGAACCGCGAGCACCAGTTGCTGCGCGTGACCGTCCACGGACGCGAAGTACCGCTCGACGAGCACGCGCCGAAGAACCTCGTGTTCCTCGTCGACGTGTCGGGTTCGATGATGTCGCGCGACAAGCTGCCTCTCGTGCGCACGTCCTTACGGATGCTTGCCGACCAGATGACCGACGGCGACCGCCTCGCGCTCGTGGTCTACGCGGGCGACACGCGCGTCGTGCTGCCGTCGACGCGCGGCAGCGAGAAGGCGCGCATCCACGCGGCGATCGAGGCGCTGCAGGCCGGCGGCTCGACAAATGGTGCGAGCGGCATCCAGCTCGCCTACGAAGAGGCGCGAAAGGGCTTCGTCAAGGGCGGCGTGAACCGGGTGGTGCTCGCCACCGACGGCGACTTCAACGTCGGGACGACCAGCATGGGCGACCTGACGCGGCTCATCGAGAAGCAGCGCGACAGCGGCGTGTTCCTGTCAGTGCTGGGCGTGGGGCGCGGAAACCTCAAGGACAGCACCCTCGAAGCGCTCGCCGATCGCGGCAACGGTAACTACGCGTACATCGACTCGTTGCAGGAAGCGCGCCGCGTGCTCGTGGAGCAGGTGGGCGCAACGCTCGTGACGATCGCCAAGGACGTGAAGCTGCAGGTGGAGTTCAACCCGACGCACGTCGGCGCGTATCGGCTGATCGGCTACGAGAACCGCGCGCTGAATACCGAGGACTTCGCAGACGACGCGAAGGATGCGGGGGAAATCGGTGCGGGGCACACGGTCACGGCGCTCTACGAGATCGTTCCGCGCGGACGCGAGAACGGCGTCGTCAGCGCGACACCGCTGCGCTATCAGACGACGACACCGGCGCCGGGCAAGGGCGGCGACGAACTGGCCACCGTCAGCGTGCGGCACAAGAAGCCCGACGGCGCGACGAGCGCGCTGCAGTCGCACGCGGTGAAGGCGAAGGTCGGAGAGGCAGACGCCGACACGGCGTTCGCGTCGGCCGTCGCGGAAGTGGCGCTGGTGCTGCGAAACGATTCGCTGGCGACGGGAGCATCCCTGGCCGCCGCCATCGAACGCGCAACGGCCGCTCGCGGCACCGACCCCGGCGGCTGGCGCGCCGAATTCATCCGCCTCGCCGGCCTTGCCCGGAGCCTGAAAGATCTGCAGAAACCCTCGCCGTCCGACCAGTAG
- a CDS encoding protein kinase, whose product MIGTRLGQYRIDALLGQGGMGAVYLATDEMLGRQVAIKVLRGDVHSEGTATERFRSEAQILSRLDHPHILRLYGFSEHDGVLYMVTEYVKGEALLRWLERHAAVDVPQAVEWASQVLDALDYAHQLGVVHRDIKPANILIDERNRARLLDFGIARIAGMDGLTRTGQAVGTLTYMAPEQVLDEPIDGRVDVYAFGVVLCQMLAGRRPHRATTTAGLLREIIEGPTPDVAAMLPPQAAPFAPLLVRALARHRDERTPSAAQMRLELHQAVAEAVSPPPLPEAPPAEGLAAVDPAAAAWSGSVAVPSSTGQVSTTGQTSTTQAGATIPVPPPIRRRGPGVLALAVPVLLVAGVTLGWFAFGRSRVATPQTGVETSAPVSTADAGTAPGAPLTDTTAAVPAARAPAMEAPAASSRPVSGGPPPPAAVAHGTPPPEASRPRDTRPVAPAERQASEPEDTVAEATPPPAPAPATPAPARGPTVEFKGMILIDRIDDEDEEIDVKVRLDSRRVVVVDEDNNAKRSIAYDSIARASYTTKKPGRFSFRRGPSHWLTLEIGITPVVLRMNSKTYEQLLTTLAARGVHVERHQ is encoded by the coding sequence ATGATCGGCACACGGCTCGGGCAATACCGCATCGACGCACTCCTCGGCCAGGGCGGGATGGGTGCGGTCTATCTGGCGACCGACGAGATGCTCGGCCGTCAGGTGGCGATCAAGGTCCTGCGCGGCGACGTCCACTCCGAGGGCACCGCCACGGAGCGGTTCCGCAGCGAAGCCCAGATCCTCTCGCGCCTCGATCACCCGCACATTCTCAGGCTGTACGGCTTCTCCGAGCACGATGGCGTGCTCTACATGGTCACCGAGTACGTGAAAGGGGAGGCCCTGCTGCGGTGGCTCGAACGGCATGCGGCGGTGGACGTGCCGCAAGCCGTCGAATGGGCGTCGCAGGTGCTCGACGCGCTCGACTACGCGCACCAGCTCGGCGTGGTGCACCGCGACATCAAGCCCGCCAACATCCTCATCGACGAGCGCAATCGCGCGCGGTTGCTCGATTTCGGCATCGCGCGCATCGCCGGCATGGACGGCCTGACCAGGACCGGACAGGCCGTCGGCACGCTCACGTACATGGCGCCGGAGCAGGTGCTCGACGAGCCCATCGACGGCCGGGTCGACGTCTACGCGTTCGGGGTGGTGCTGTGCCAGATGCTCGCCGGACGCCGGCCGCATCGCGCCACGACAACGGCGGGCCTGCTCAGGGAAATCATCGAGGGCCCGACTCCCGACGTGGCCGCGATGCTGCCCCCGCAGGCTGCCCCGTTCGCACCGCTGCTCGTGCGGGCGCTCGCGCGCCATCGCGACGAGCGCACGCCCAGCGCCGCGCAGATGCGCCTGGAACTGCACCAGGCCGTCGCCGAAGCTGTGTCGCCACCGCCGTTGCCCGAGGCGCCACCAGCAGAAGGACTGGCTGCCGTCGACCCGGCAGCCGCCGCGTGGTCGGGGTCGGTCGCCGTGCCCTCGTCCACGGGACAGGTCTCCACGACGGGCCAGACATCGACAACGCAGGCGGGTGCGACGATCCCCGTGCCGCCGCCCATCCGGCGGCGCGGCCCCGGCGTGCTCGCGCTGGCGGTGCCGGTGCTGCTTGTCGCGGGCGTCACGCTGGGGTGGTTCGCGTTCGGGCGATCGCGCGTTGCGACGCCGCAGACCGGCGTCGAGACGTCTGCTCCTGTGTCCACAGCGGATGCCGGGACGGCACCAGGCGCACCGCTCACGGACACGACAGCAGCAGTACCTGCCGCCCGCGCGCCGGCGATGGAAGCGCCCGCGGCTTCGTCACGACCAGTGAGTGGTGGTCCGCCCCCACCCGCCGCCGTGGCGCATGGCACGCCTCCTCCTGAGGCATCGCGCCCGCGCGACACGCGGCCCGTCGCTCCAGCGGAGCGACAGGCGTCCGAGCCGGAGGACACGGTTGCGGAGGCAACACCGCCGCCGGCGCCAGCGCCCGCGACACCAGCACCCGCGCGCGGACCCACCGTGGAGTTCAAGGGCATGATCCTCATCGATCGCATCGACGATGAGGACGAGGAGATCGACGTGAAGGTGCGCCTCGACTCACGCCGCGTGGTGGTGGTCGACGAGGACAACAACGCCAAGCGCTCGATTGCCTACGACTCGATCGCACGCGCGTCCTACACCACGAAGAAGCCGGGCCGCTTCTCGTTCCGTCGCGGCCCGAGCCACTGGCTCACCCTCGAAATCGGCATCACGCCCGTCGTCCTGCGCATGAACTCGAAGACGTACGAGCAACTCCTCACCACGCTCGCCGCCCGCGGCGTCCACGTCGAGCGGCATCAGTAA